From Triticum urartu cultivar G1812 chromosome 2, Tu2.1, whole genome shotgun sequence, a single genomic window includes:
- the LOC125535938 gene encoding putative pentatricopeptide repeat-containing protein At1g74580, which produces MPGEAVALTAPAYGALIHRLASTGRVDAVHAALASARSALAPASLHPLYVASIRAFARAGRLQAAVDAFERMDLFACPPQATAYNAIMDALVHAHHHHQAHKVYVRMLATGLAPDLHTHTIRLRSFCLTARPHVALRLLRTLPDRGCHARPVAYCTVVSGLYAHGHPHDARRLFDEMLQGPVFLDTATFNKVLHDLCKKGDISEAAALLAKVLKRGMSVNRFTYNIWIRGLCECGRLAQAVALVKEMDDYITPDVVTYNTLIRGLCKGYRAQEAAHYLRRMMNRGCMPDDFTYNTIIDGYCKMGMMQEATELLKDAVFKGFVPDRVTYCSLINGLCAEGDIERALELFNEAQAKELKPDLVVYNSLIKGLCRQGLILQALQVMNEMSEDGCHPDIWTYNIVINGLCKMGNISDATVVMNDAILKGYLPDVFTFNTLIDGYCKRLKLDSALQLVERMWTYGITPDAITYNSVLNGLCKSGKANEVNETFKEMTLKGCRPNTITYNILIENFCKSNKLEEASGVIVRMSQEGLAPDAVSFNTLIHGFCRNGEIEGAYILFQKLEEKGYSTTADTFNILISAYCSQLNMQMAESIFEKMVQKGYRPDSYTYRVLIDGSCKTANVDRAYEHLVEMINGGFIPSMATFGRVINTLAVNHQITEAVGVIRVMVRIGVVPEVVDTILSADKKKIAAPKILVEDLMKKGHISYPTYEVLHEGVRDNKLNRKQEQNKYI; this is translated from the coding sequence ATGCCAGGCGAAGCCGTCGCTTTGACGGCCCCGGCGTACGGCGCTCTGATCCACCGCCTCGCCTCCACCGGCCGCGTCGATGCCGTCCACGCCGCCCTCGCCTCCGCGCGCTCGGCCCTCGCCCCCGCCTCCCTCCACCCGCTCTACGTCGCCTCCATACGCGCCTTCGCCCGGGCCGGCCGCCTCCAGGCCGCCGTCGACGCCTTCGAGCGCATGGACCTCTTCGCCTGCCCGCCCCAAGCCACCGCCTATAACGCCATAATGGACGCCCTCGTCCAcgcccaccaccaccaccaggctCACAAGGTCTACGTCAGGATGCTCGCCACCGGGCTTGCCCCCGACCTTCACACCCACACCATCCGCCTCCGCTCCTTCTGCCTCACCGCCCGCCCGCATGTTGCCCTCAGACTCCTGCGCACTCTGCCAGACCGTGGATGCCATGCCAGACCCGTCGCATACTGCACCGTCGTGTCTGGACTCTATGCGCACGGCCACCCCCACGACGCACGTCGCCTGTTCGATGAAATGCTCCAGGGACCGGTGTTCCTTGATACTGCCACTTTTAACAAGGTCCTGCATGATCTTTGCAAGAAAGGGGATATCTCTGAGGCTGCCGCGCTTCTCGCCAAGGTTCTCAAGCGGGGGATGTCTGTGAACAGGTTCACCTACAATATTTGGATCAGGGGGCTCTGCGAATGTGGGAGGTTGGCCCAAGCCGTTGCACTTGTAAAAGAGATGGACGACTACATCACACCAGACGTTGTGACCTACAACACGCTCATCCGTGGCCTTTGCAAGGGCTACAGAGCCCAGGAGGCTGCACACTACCTTCGTAGGATGATGAACCGGGGCTGCATGCCAGATGATTTCACCTATAACACCATTATTGATGGGTACTGCAAGATGGGAATGATGCAAGAAGCTACTGAGCTCCTTAAGGATGCTGTCTTTAAAGGTTTTGTACCGGACCGGGTCACATATTGCTCCTTGATCAATGGCCTATGTGCCGAGGGTGATATCGAGAGGGCGCTGGAGCTGTTTAATGAGGCCCAAGCAAAAGAACTGAAACCTGATCTGGTAGTGTACAATTCTCTTATCAAGGGACTCTGTCGCCAGGGGCTGATCTTGCAGGCCTTGCAGGTCATGAATGAGATGTCCGAGGACGGTTGTCATCCTGACATTTGGACATACAACATTGTTATCAATGGGCTGTGCAAAATGGGGAATATTTCGGATGCCACAGTTGTGATGAACGATGCCATTTTGAAAGGATACCTTCCTGATGTGTTCACCTTCAACACATTGATTGATGGGTACTGCAAGAGGTTGAAGCTGGACAGTGCTCTTCAGCTTGTTGAAAGGATGTGGACATATGGCATCACCCCTGATGCTATCACATACAATTCGGTCCTTAATGGTCTCTGCAAGTCTGGGAAGGCCAATGAAGTTAACGAAACATTCAAAGAGATGACACTTAAAGGATGTCGCCCAAACACTATTACCTACAACATACTGATAGAGAATTTCTGCAAGTCCAATAAATTGGAAGAGGCCTCTGGGGTGATAGTGAGGATGAGTCAAGAAGGACTAGCTCCTGATGCAGTTAGCTTCAACACACTTATTCATGGATTTTGTAGGAATGGTGAGATTGAGGGAGCGTACATACTTTTTCAAAAATTGGAGGAAAAGGGGTACTCCACAACAGCTGATACATTTAATATCCTAATTAGCGCATATTGCAGTCAACTGAACATGCAAATGGCTGAAAGTATTTTTGAGAAGATGGTCCAGAAGGGATATAGACCTGATTCGTATACTTATCGCGTCCTAATTGATGGATCATGCAAGACTGCAAATGTTGACCGTGCATACGAGCATCTCGTGGAAATGATAAATGGGGGTTTCATTCCATCAATGGCTACTTTTGGCCGTGTAATAAATACACTCGCAGTGAACCATCAGATTACGGAAGCTGTGGGCGTTATTCGTGTCATGGTTAGAATTGGAGTTGTTCCCGAGGTTGTAGATACCATCTTGAGTGCTGATAAGAAGAAGATAGCTGCACCAAAGATACTTGTTGAGGACTTGATGAAGAAGGGTCACATTAGTTACCCTACTTATGAAGTACTGCATGAAGGAGTGAGAGATAACAAACTAAATAGAAAACAGGAACAGAATAAATATATTTAG